A single Cannabis sativa cultivar Pink pepper isolate KNU-18-1 chromosome 7, ASM2916894v1, whole genome shotgun sequence DNA region contains:
- the LOC133039896 gene encoding probable 3-hydroxyisobutyrate dehydrogenase, mitochondrial isoform X1: protein MGRWCRARSLLSLHSTLTSLPFQFSHPHPRFSSQLLHPPPPPFQNVGFIGLGNMGFRMANNLIKAGYKIAVHDINSNALKAFSDMGIVTKETPFEIGEVSDVVITMLPSSSHVTDVYTGPNGLLQSGNVLRPWLMIDSSTIDPQTSRKLSFTISECMLKEKKGHQETPVMLDAPVSGGVLAAEAGTLTFMVGGPEEAYLAAKPLFHSMGKNTVYCGGAGNGSAAKICNNLAMAISMLGVSEALSLGQSLGIDASTLTKVFNSSSARCWSSDTYNPVPGVMEGVPSSRNYDGGFATKLMAKDLNLAATSAKEVGHNSPFTYQAQQIYTDLCQDGHETKDFSCVFRHYYSGKDET, encoded by the exons ATGGGCAGGTGGTGTAGAGCAAGATCATTGCTTTCTCTTCATTCTACTCTTACTTCTCTTCCCTTTCAATTCTCTCATCCACACCCCAGATTTTCATCTCAACTACTCCATCCCCCTCCTCCTCCATTTcag AATGTTGGATTTATAGGTCTTGGAAATATGGGATTCAGAATGGCTAATAATCTAATAAAGGCCGGATACAAAATAGCCGTACATGACAT AAATTCTAATGCCTTGAAGGCCTTCTCTGACATGGGAATTGTCACAAAGGAAACTCCTTTTGAAATTGGTGAAGTCAGTGATGTTGTAATTACAATGCTTCCTTCTTCATCTCAT GTCACTGATGTTTACACAGGACCTAATGGGCTGCTTCAAAGTGGGAATGTCTTGCGACCGTGGCTAATGATAGATTCATCTACAATCGATCCCCAAACATCAAGGAAGCTTTCTTTTACCATATCTGAATGCATGTTAAAGGAGAAAAAAG GTCATCAAGAGACTCCAGTAATGTTGGATGCTCCTGTATCTGGCGGTGTACTCGCTGCAGAAGCTGGGACACTTACTTTCATG GTTGGTGGCCCTGAGGAGGCTTACTTGGCTGCAAAACCCCTGTTCCATTCAATGGGCAAGAACACAGTATACTGCGGTGGAGCAGGAAATGGTTCG GCGGCAAAGATTTGCAATAATTTGGCAATGGCTATTAGTATGCTTGGTGTCTCAGAAGCCCTCTCTCTTGGTCAGTCTTTAGGGATCGATGCGAGCACTCTAACAAAAGTATTCAATTCTTCAAGCGCTCGCTGTTGGAGTAG TGACACTTATAATCCTGTTCCTGGAGTGATGGAAGGGGTGCCCTCTTCAAGGAATTATGATGGTGGCTTTGCAACTAAACTTATG GCTAAGGATCTAAATCTTGCTGCCACTTCTGCCAAAGAGGTCGGCCATAACTCTCCATTTACATACCAAGCACAACAAAT CTATACAGATCTATGCCAGGATGGTCATGAAACCAAAGATTTCTCGTGCGTTTTCCGGCACTATTACTCTGGTAAAGATGAGACATAG
- the LOC133039896 gene encoding probable 3-hydroxyisobutyrate dehydrogenase, mitochondrial isoform X2, whose amino-acid sequence MIVWCRARSLLSLHSTLTSLPFQFSHPHPRFSSQLLHPPPPPFQNVGFIGLGNMGFRMANNLIKAGYKIAVHDINSNALKAFSDMGIVTKETPFEIGEVSDVVITMLPSSSHVTDVYTGPNGLLQSGNVLRPWLMIDSSTIDPQTSRKLSFTISECMLKEKKGHQETPVMLDAPVSGGVLAAEAGTLTFMVGGPEEAYLAAKPLFHSMGKNTVYCGGAGNGSAAKICNNLAMAISMLGVSEALSLGQSLGIDASTLTKVFNSSSARCWSSDTYNPVPGVMEGVPSSRNYDGGFATKLMAKDLNLAATSAKEVGHNSPFTYQAQQIYTDLCQDGHETKDFSCVFRHYYSGKDET is encoded by the exons GTGGTGTAGAGCAAGATCATTGCTTTCTCTTCATTCTACTCTTACTTCTCTTCCCTTTCAATTCTCTCATCCACACCCCAGATTTTCATCTCAACTACTCCATCCCCCTCCTCCTCCATTTcag AATGTTGGATTTATAGGTCTTGGAAATATGGGATTCAGAATGGCTAATAATCTAATAAAGGCCGGATACAAAATAGCCGTACATGACAT AAATTCTAATGCCTTGAAGGCCTTCTCTGACATGGGAATTGTCACAAAGGAAACTCCTTTTGAAATTGGTGAAGTCAGTGATGTTGTAATTACAATGCTTCCTTCTTCATCTCAT GTCACTGATGTTTACACAGGACCTAATGGGCTGCTTCAAAGTGGGAATGTCTTGCGACCGTGGCTAATGATAGATTCATCTACAATCGATCCCCAAACATCAAGGAAGCTTTCTTTTACCATATCTGAATGCATGTTAAAGGAGAAAAAAG GTCATCAAGAGACTCCAGTAATGTTGGATGCTCCTGTATCTGGCGGTGTACTCGCTGCAGAAGCTGGGACACTTACTTTCATG GTTGGTGGCCCTGAGGAGGCTTACTTGGCTGCAAAACCCCTGTTCCATTCAATGGGCAAGAACACAGTATACTGCGGTGGAGCAGGAAATGGTTCG GCGGCAAAGATTTGCAATAATTTGGCAATGGCTATTAGTATGCTTGGTGTCTCAGAAGCCCTCTCTCTTGGTCAGTCTTTAGGGATCGATGCGAGCACTCTAACAAAAGTATTCAATTCTTCAAGCGCTCGCTGTTGGAGTAG TGACACTTATAATCCTGTTCCTGGAGTGATGGAAGGGGTGCCCTCTTCAAGGAATTATGATGGTGGCTTTGCAACTAAACTTATG GCTAAGGATCTAAATCTTGCTGCCACTTCTGCCAAAGAGGTCGGCCATAACTCTCCATTTACATACCAAGCACAACAAAT CTATACAGATCTATGCCAGGATGGTCATGAAACCAAAGATTTCTCGTGCGTTTTCCGGCACTATTACTCTGGTAAAGATGAGACATAG